The following are encoded together in the Pectobacterium wasabiae CFBP 3304 genome:
- a CDS encoding pyridoxal-phosphate-dependent aminotransferase family protein, with the protein MSSELYAQINPPHRLLMGPGPINADPRVLRAMASQLVGQYDPAMTHYMNQVMALYRQLFHTENRWTMLVDGTSRAGIEAILLSAIRPGDKVLVPVFGRFGHLLCEIARRCRAEVHIIEVPWGEVFSPDQIEEAIKAVRPRLLLTVQGDTSTTMLQPLEELGEICRRHGVLFYTDATASFGGNPLETDKWGLDAVSAGLQKCLGGPSGSSPITLSPQMEAVIRRRKCVEQGIRTDAHQDGDDEMIYSNYFDLGMVMDYWGPERLNHHTEATSMLFAARECARVILEEGLDRSIVRHALHGNALVAGIQGMGLETFGDLSHKMNNVLGVVIPDGVHGEQVRKLLLEDFAIEIGTSFGPLQGKIWRIGTMGYNARKDCVMQTLTALEAVLNRLGFRTVQGEAMQAAWNSYAANEEHA; encoded by the coding sequence TGGCCAGCCAGTTAGTTGGCCAGTATGACCCCGCGATGACCCATTATATGAATCAGGTCATGGCGCTCTATCGTCAGCTTTTCCACACGGAAAACCGCTGGACGATGCTGGTGGACGGTACCTCACGTGCGGGCATCGAAGCGATCCTGCTGTCGGCGATCCGCCCTGGCGATAAGGTGCTGGTGCCGGTATTTGGTCGTTTTGGTCATTTACTGTGTGAGATTGCCCGCCGCTGTCGTGCCGAGGTTCATATCATTGAAGTGCCATGGGGTGAGGTGTTCTCGCCTGACCAGATCGAAGAGGCGATCAAAGCGGTGCGTCCGCGCCTGTTGCTGACGGTGCAGGGCGATACGTCGACCACGATGTTGCAGCCGCTGGAGGAACTGGGCGAGATTTGCCGCCGCCACGGCGTGCTGTTCTATACCGATGCCACGGCGTCTTTTGGCGGTAATCCGCTGGAAACCGATAAATGGGGTTTGGATGCCGTTTCCGCTGGATTGCAGAAGTGTCTGGGCGGGCCGTCTGGCAGCTCACCGATCACGTTAAGTCCGCAGATGGAAGCCGTGATCCGTCGTCGTAAATGCGTCGAGCAAGGGATCAGAACCGACGCGCATCAGGACGGTGACGACGAGATGATCTATTCCAATTATTTCGATCTGGGCATGGTGATGGATTACTGGGGGCCGGAGCGCCTGAATCACCATACCGAAGCGACAAGCATGTTGTTTGCTGCACGTGAGTGCGCGCGAGTGATCCTCGAAGAAGGGCTGGATCGCAGCATTGTCCGCCATGCGTTACATGGTAATGCGCTGGTAGCAGGGATTCAGGGGATGGGGCTGGAAACCTTTGGCGATCTCAGCCACAAAATGAATAACGTACTGGGCGTGGTGATTCCTGACGGTGTCCACGGCGAGCAGGTACGTAAGCTGCTGTTGGAGGATTTCGCGATTGAGATCGGCACCTCGTTTGGCCCGCTTCAGGGCAAAATCTGGCGCATTGGCACTATGGGTTACAACGCACGCAAAGACTGCGTGATGCAAACATTAACGGCGCTGGAGGCGGTGCTGAATCGTCTTGGCTTCCGCACCGTACAGGGCGAAGCCATGCAGGCCGCCTGGAACAGCTATGCGGCGAACGAGGAGCATGCATGA
- the hpxK gene encoding allantoate amidohydrolase codes for MSKILMSPFAVQTAAELIMSRCDTLAEISETSGQLTRVYLSLEHLRANRLVGEWMHEAGMNVWQDSVGNICGRYDGLTPDAPALLLGSHLDTVRNAGRYDGMLGVLTAIEVVRAFHQQGIRLPVALEIVGFGDEEGTRFGITLLGSRGLTGTWPENWLACEDAEGTSVAQALTIAGLDPLQVVQAARPVSDIVAYLELHIEQGPCLEQQDLALGVVTAINGARRLNCMFLGLAGHAGTVPMTQRQDALAAAADWMAQAERVTRESDPHLVATFGTLQCLPGAANVIPGEVKLTLDIRGPEDTPLDALLQKLLTLAQAIAHQRGCQFSAEEYYRIAATRCDPALQSALNEAVTQVQGKTLMLPSGAGHDAIAIAERWPVAMLFVRCRSGISHHPDESVITADVALALRALGNMILAYNDNGDLVSSFSSK; via the coding sequence ATGAGTAAAATTTTGATGTCGCCTTTTGCTGTACAGACTGCCGCTGAACTGATTATGTCGCGCTGCGATACGCTGGCTGAAATTAGCGAAACGTCCGGTCAACTGACCCGCGTTTACCTATCGCTGGAGCACCTACGTGCCAATAGGCTGGTGGGGGAGTGGATGCACGAAGCCGGGATGAACGTCTGGCAGGATAGCGTGGGCAATATTTGCGGCCGCTATGACGGACTGACGCCGGATGCACCGGCGCTGCTGTTGGGGTCGCATCTGGATACGGTACGCAATGCCGGACGCTATGACGGCATGCTGGGCGTATTAACCGCGATTGAAGTGGTACGCGCATTTCATCAACAGGGAATTCGGCTGCCCGTGGCGCTGGAAATTGTCGGTTTTGGCGATGAGGAAGGTACGCGTTTTGGCATTACCCTGCTGGGCAGTCGCGGTTTGACGGGCACCTGGCCGGAAAACTGGCTGGCGTGTGAGGATGCCGAAGGCACCAGCGTGGCGCAGGCATTGACGATTGCGGGGCTTGATCCACTTCAGGTGGTGCAGGCCGCGCGCCCGGTCAGTGATATCGTCGCCTATCTGGAATTGCACATTGAGCAGGGGCCGTGTCTGGAACAGCAGGATCTGGCGCTGGGCGTGGTGACGGCGATTAACGGGGCGCGGCGGCTTAACTGCATGTTTCTCGGTCTGGCGGGGCACGCAGGAACGGTGCCGATGACGCAGCGGCAGGATGCGCTGGCGGCGGCCGCTGACTGGATGGCGCAGGCAGAACGGGTGACGCGAGAAAGCGATCCTCATCTGGTCGCAACGTTTGGCACGCTACAATGTTTACCGGGCGCGGCGAACGTCATCCCCGGTGAAGTGAAGCTGACGCTGGATATTCGCGGGCCGGAGGATACGCCGCTGGATGCGTTGCTGCAAAAACTCCTGACGTTGGCACAGGCTATCGCGCACCAGCGCGGCTGCCAGTTCAGCGCCGAAGAGTATTATCGTATTGCAGCAACACGCTGCGATCCCGCGTTGCAGTCGGCATTAAACGAGGCGGTGACGCAGGTACAGGGAAAAACGCTCATGCTGCCGAGCGGCGCAGGGCATGATGCCATCGCCATCGCCGAACGTTGGCCAGTAGCGATGCTCTTTGTCCGCTGTCGTAGCGGCATCAGCCACCATCCCGATGAGTCCGTTATTACGGCAGATGTGGCGCTGGCATTACGTGCGCTGGGAAATATGATATTAGCGTATAACGATAACGGTGATTTAGTTTCATCTTTCTCATCGAAATAA
- a CDS encoding aminotransferase class III-fold pyridoxal phosphate-dependent enzyme gives MTKQRKDLRNIINDNFWLPFTPNGDFRQDPKLFTQADGFYYQDNIGNRILDGVSGLFTSALGHRRQEIADAVYQQFMTLDYSPSFYRSHPLAFETANELAKILPPQLDRLFFVNSGSEAIDSALKVALAYQRARKQSSRKLFISRERAYHGVNFGGVALSGLTNNRRQFAGSWPQVVHLRHTWLEENRYQRGQPEHGDYLADDLQRLIELHGAENIAACVIEPIAGSTGVLVPPKGYLERIRLLCDRYDILLIMDEVICGFGRTGKAFASQTFSIRPDIITLAKALTNGTQPMAAVAVDRRIYDQIIDAAGEQEIEFFHGYTWSAHPAACAAALATLRLYQGENVFANGEKLTPYFLDKLFELRELPIISDIRGFGLLGGIDLRPTEKVGQRGYLLQKKLFERGLHLKSTGDTLIVAPILVSTPAYIDDLFSILREVLSEERIAQ, from the coding sequence ATGACTAAACAACGGAAAGATCTTCGTAATATCATTAATGACAACTTCTGGCTTCCTTTTACACCAAACGGAGATTTCCGCCAGGACCCGAAATTATTTACTCAAGCTGATGGGTTTTATTATCAGGACAACATAGGGAATCGCATACTAGACGGTGTCTCTGGTTTGTTTACTTCTGCCTTAGGTCATCGTCGCCAGGAAATTGCCGATGCGGTTTATCAGCAATTTATGACTCTGGACTACAGTCCCAGCTTTTATCGCAGCCATCCTTTGGCATTTGAAACCGCGAACGAGTTGGCGAAAATTCTTCCCCCACAGCTTGACCGCCTATTTTTTGTAAATTCCGGTTCAGAAGCGATCGACAGCGCCCTGAAAGTCGCACTTGCCTACCAGCGAGCCCGTAAACAGAGTTCACGTAAGCTGTTTATATCCCGTGAACGCGCTTATCACGGCGTCAACTTTGGTGGCGTCGCATTGAGCGGGCTAACCAACAACCGTCGACAGTTCGCAGGTAGCTGGCCGCAGGTTGTTCACCTACGCCATACCTGGCTGGAGGAGAACCGTTATCAACGGGGTCAACCTGAACACGGCGACTATCTGGCAGACGATCTGCAACGTCTGATTGAATTACATGGCGCTGAAAATATCGCGGCCTGCGTGATCGAACCTATCGCGGGCTCTACTGGCGTATTGGTTCCGCCCAAAGGCTATCTTGAACGTATCCGGCTACTGTGCGATCGCTATGACATTCTGCTGATTATGGATGAAGTGATTTGCGGATTCGGACGAACCGGCAAGGCATTCGCCAGCCAAACATTTTCTATCCGCCCAGACATTATTACCCTTGCCAAGGCGCTGACCAACGGCACACAGCCTATGGCCGCTGTCGCCGTCGATCGTCGTATTTACGATCAAATTATTGACGCCGCAGGCGAACAGGAAATTGAATTTTTTCACGGTTACACCTGGAGTGCTCACCCGGCAGCCTGCGCGGCAGCACTCGCCACTTTGCGTTTGTATCAGGGAGAGAACGTTTTTGCCAACGGCGAAAAACTAACCCCTTATTTTCTTGATAAATTATTTGAACTACGAGAATTACCGATTATTAGCGATATTCGTGGATTTGGGCTGTTAGGTGGTATCGATCTGCGCCCCACAGAGAAGGTAGGGCAGCGCGGTTATCTGTTACAGAAAAAATTATTTGAACGCGGGCTACACCTAAAATCTACTGGCGACACCTTAATTGTTGCCCCAATACTGGTGTCGACCCCTGCCTATATTGACGATCTTTTCTCTATTCTCCGCGAGGTGCTCAGCGAAGAACGCATCGCCCAATGA
- a CDS encoding sulfonate ABC transporter substrate-binding protein: MIGFFRYSFIFIASLALPAVAYSADVVRIGYQKSATTLVLLKEEGSLENRLRSQGVKVEWTQFPGGPQLLEGLNIGAIDFGFTGETPPVFAQAANANLVYVANEPASPTAEAILVLKDSPLNSVAQLKGKKVALNKGSNVHYLLVRALYEAGLQYSDITPVYLPPADARAAFENGSVDAWVIWDPFSAAAEKQIHARVLRDGRGIVDNYQFYLARRDFADKHPHIITALIEEVRLIGKKAVDSPEEVARQIAPLLGLPANIAQLAVERQGYDAQFISPEAIASQQRIADTFVGLKLIPKKLDIKQAVWIPPQ; the protein is encoded by the coding sequence ATGATCGGTTTTTTTCGTTACAGCTTCATTTTCATTGCGTCGCTGGCACTTCCTGCGGTGGCCTATTCTGCCGATGTAGTACGGATCGGATATCAAAAGTCGGCGACAACGTTAGTATTACTAAAAGAAGAAGGTTCTCTGGAAAATAGGTTACGTTCACAAGGCGTTAAAGTGGAGTGGACACAGTTTCCCGGTGGACCTCAACTGCTGGAAGGGCTGAATATTGGTGCGATTGATTTTGGCTTCACGGGAGAAACACCGCCAGTATTCGCTCAGGCGGCAAATGCTAATTTGGTTTATGTCGCCAATGAACCCGCTTCCCCGACGGCGGAAGCGATCCTGGTACTTAAGGATTCGCCGCTGAACTCAGTGGCACAGCTAAAAGGGAAAAAAGTCGCCTTAAATAAAGGCTCTAACGTTCACTACTTATTAGTACGGGCGTTGTATGAAGCTGGCCTGCAATATAGCGATATTACACCCGTTTATTTACCCCCCGCGGACGCGCGTGCTGCATTTGAAAATGGCAGCGTCGATGCCTGGGTTATCTGGGATCCTTTCAGTGCCGCGGCAGAAAAACAGATCCATGCTCGGGTGCTGCGCGATGGGCGTGGGATTGTTGATAATTACCAGTTTTATCTGGCAAGGCGCGATTTTGCTGACAAGCATCCACATATCATCACTGCGCTAATCGAGGAGGTTCGTCTGATTGGCAAGAAAGCCGTCGATTCTCCGGAAGAGGTTGCCCGTCAGATCGCCCCCTTGTTAGGGCTTCCGGCCAATATCGCCCAGCTTGCCGTTGAGAGGCAGGGCTATGATGCACAGTTTATTTCGCCTGAAGCGATTGCCAGCCAGCAGCGTATCGCCGATACCTTTGTTGGCCTGAAATTGATTCCGAAAAAGCTGGATATCAAGCAAGCGGTATGGATTCCACCTCAATGA
- the hpsG gene encoding (2S)-3-sulfopropanediol dehydratase has product MSQSATVLSPQESRLLQNGDVPRNKKLSRTDTILEQIQQGRPSIDVERARYFTESMRVTEGQMLILRWAKAMYHIAENITVYIDDQQLIVGRAGKQGRYGILYPELDGDFLDAAISQLPLRQESPFTIDERDCAVIHDEISPYWQGKTYHEHLSQALPEETLRLTYDPADRQTSRFIVNETSSFRSSIQWVHDYEKVLQRGFKGIRQDAEQRLAELDPFNPVESMEKAPFLQAIIIAADAIVLWAKRHAQLAKELAEKERNPQRQLELLDIAERCEWVPENPARDFRDALQAQWFTQLFSRLEQKTGTIISNGRMDQYLFPYYQRDIERGVLDDEQALEWLSCMWVAMAQFVDLYISPTGGAFNEGYAHWEAVTIGGQTPEGMDATNALSHLFLRSKREFPLHYPDLAARIHNRTPAHFLHDIAETIKEGTGFPKLINDEEVVPLLLSKGADFSQAYDYAVSGCAECRMPNLDTYTSPCAYINFPAALEMTLYNGRMQRHGTELLGLETGDPRDFSSWDDFWQAYIKQHNNFLRHAFIQQKIIIDLRAKHFAWPLGSALHDLSMAACKDIHQPVIEGGIDLGYFEFMGYGTVIDSLAAIKKLVYEDRRITMSQLLEALEDNFTHHQVLRALLASAPKYGNNDPYADAIGKTLDKVCLDFTRKYSKTLGVHLDLRLVPFTSHVPFGKVVHATPNGRKAWMPLSDGSSASQGCDAKGPTAVLLSNYQTKNYQFSERAARLLNIKFTPSIVAGEEGTRKLCDLIRSWCDLKLWHVQFNVINRETLLAAKADPERYRGLIVRIAGYSAYFTDLSPDLQDDLIARTGHEMF; this is encoded by the coding sequence ATGAGCCAGAGCGCAACGGTGTTGAGTCCGCAGGAGTCTCGTCTTCTGCAAAACGGTGATGTACCGCGGAATAAAAAGCTGAGTAGAACCGATACGATATTGGAACAAATTCAGCAGGGAAGACCCAGTATTGACGTAGAGCGTGCTCGCTATTTCACCGAGTCGATGCGTGTGACTGAAGGGCAAATGCTGATCCTACGCTGGGCTAAGGCGATGTATCATATTGCCGAGAACATTACGGTCTATATCGATGATCAACAACTGATCGTCGGGCGAGCAGGGAAGCAGGGACGTTACGGTATTCTGTATCCTGAGTTGGATGGCGATTTTCTTGATGCCGCTATCAGCCAGCTTCCCCTACGCCAGGAGTCCCCGTTTACTATTGATGAAAGGGACTGCGCCGTAATCCACGACGAGATTTCCCCCTATTGGCAGGGGAAAACGTACCATGAACATTTATCGCAGGCATTGCCGGAAGAAACGTTGCGCCTGACCTACGATCCAGCAGATCGCCAGACTTCGCGATTTATCGTCAATGAAACCTCTTCCTTTCGTTCATCTATACAATGGGTGCATGATTATGAAAAGGTCTTACAGCGAGGCTTTAAAGGGATTCGGCAGGACGCAGAGCAACGTCTGGCAGAACTTGATCCGTTTAATCCTGTTGAAAGCATGGAGAAAGCGCCATTTTTACAGGCGATTATTATCGCCGCCGACGCGATCGTACTGTGGGCTAAACGCCATGCACAGCTTGCCAAAGAATTAGCGGAAAAAGAACGTAATCCCCAGCGACAGTTGGAGTTGTTGGATATTGCCGAGCGTTGTGAATGGGTGCCGGAAAATCCAGCGCGGGATTTCCGCGATGCGCTGCAAGCACAGTGGTTTACCCAACTTTTTTCTCGTCTGGAGCAGAAGACCGGTACGATTATTTCCAATGGTCGTATGGATCAATATCTCTTTCCTTACTATCAGCGGGATATTGAACGGGGCGTGCTGGACGACGAACAGGCATTGGAGTGGTTGTCCTGCATGTGGGTTGCGATGGCGCAGTTCGTCGACTTGTATATCTCACCCACAGGCGGTGCTTTTAATGAGGGCTACGCACACTGGGAAGCGGTGACAATCGGTGGGCAGACGCCGGAAGGGATGGATGCCACCAATGCTTTATCCCATCTGTTTCTACGCTCTAAGCGCGAGTTCCCTTTGCATTATCCCGATCTGGCAGCACGTATTCATAATCGGACTCCCGCACATTTCCTCCACGATATTGCGGAGACGATTAAAGAAGGCACAGGCTTTCCAAAATTGATTAATGATGAAGAAGTCGTTCCCTTGTTGTTGTCCAAGGGGGCCGATTTTTCTCAGGCCTATGATTATGCGGTTTCAGGTTGTGCCGAGTGCAGGATGCCAAACCTCGACACTTATACCAGCCCTTGTGCTTACATCAACTTTCCTGCCGCGTTAGAAATGACGCTTTATAACGGTAGGATGCAGCGTCACGGTACAGAGTTGCTTGGTTTGGAAACGGGCGATCCGCGCGATTTCTCCTCATGGGACGATTTCTGGCAGGCATACATCAAACAGCATAATAATTTTCTCCGCCATGCGTTTATCCAGCAAAAGATCATTATCGATTTGCGTGCTAAACATTTCGCCTGGCCGCTGGGATCGGCATTACATGATTTGTCGATGGCTGCCTGTAAAGATATTCACCAGCCAGTGATTGAAGGCGGGATTGATTTAGGCTATTTCGAGTTTATGGGTTATGGAACGGTCATTGATTCGCTGGCGGCCATTAAAAAATTGGTTTACGAAGATCGGCGTATCACTATGTCCCAGTTGTTAGAGGCGCTGGAAGATAATTTTACGCATCATCAGGTGTTGCGCGCGCTGCTGGCTAGTGCGCCAAAATATGGTAACAACGACCCTTATGCCGATGCGATTGGTAAGACCCTGGATAAAGTCTGCCTGGATTTTACCCGCAAATATTCAAAAACGCTTGGTGTACATCTTGACCTCAGATTGGTGCCTTTCACTTCCCATGTGCCGTTTGGCAAAGTGGTACATGCCACACCAAATGGTCGTAAAGCCTGGATGCCGCTGTCTGATGGGTCCTCTGCCTCGCAGGGATGTGATGCAAAAGGGCCGACGGCGGTGCTGCTGTCTAATTACCAGACCAAGAATTATCAGTTTAGCGAACGAGCGGCTCGTTTGCTGAATATCAAGTTCACGCCATCGATTGTTGCTGGCGAGGAAGGAACGCGTAAATTATGCGATCTAATCCGTTCCTGGTGCGACCTAAAATTATGGCATGTGCAGTTTAACGTGATTAACCGAGAAACGCTGCTGGCTGCAAAAGCCGACCCTGAACGTTATCGTGGGTTGATTGTGCGTATCGCGGGTTACAGCGCTTATTTCACCGATCTGTCACCGGATCTACAGGATGATCTGATCGCCCGAACTGGGCATGAAATGTTTTAG
- a CDS encoding glycyl-radical enzyme activating protein, translating into MSESLLHSEILTGWVFNTQRYSLHDGVGIRTVVFLKGCPLRCEWCSNPESQSGKPEIAVDVRKCLGGTICGLCESQCQTAALSYTPTGEICLDRHRCSNCLACTTHCPTQALHGFGEQMSVRQVLDIVESDSIFYRRSGGGLTLSGGEPLMQGAFTLALLKEARRRRVNTLLETCGDGNWSDLCQIANYTDAIYFDVKSLNDEQHRRFTRRGNRRILNNLQQLRQAFPHLPIHVRTPLIPRFNANWDDIQAILDFVLPLPQVSYEILPYHRLGRDKYRLLGRDYFPAEQRLCDEVGADIIQQAKTRCGERYGAPMA; encoded by the coding sequence ATGAGTGAATCGCTACTTCATTCCGAAATACTGACGGGCTGGGTATTCAATACCCAGCGTTATTCTCTGCATGACGGTGTGGGTATCCGTACTGTGGTGTTTCTGAAAGGCTGCCCGCTACGCTGTGAGTGGTGCAGCAATCCAGAATCCCAGAGCGGCAAGCCAGAAATCGCTGTTGATGTTCGTAAATGTCTGGGCGGTACGATCTGTGGTTTGTGTGAGTCCCAGTGCCAGACGGCGGCGCTTAGCTATACACCAACCGGAGAGATATGCCTCGATCGCCACCGCTGTTCCAACTGTCTGGCGTGCACAACCCACTGTCCAACGCAGGCTTTGCATGGTTTTGGCGAGCAGATGTCGGTGCGCCAGGTTCTGGATATCGTCGAGTCTGATAGCATTTTTTATCGGCGTTCGGGTGGGGGATTAACGCTGAGCGGTGGCGAACCGTTGATGCAAGGGGCATTTACGCTGGCGCTATTGAAGGAGGCGAGAAGAAGGCGGGTCAATACGTTATTGGAAACCTGCGGTGATGGAAATTGGTCTGATTTATGTCAGATAGCCAATTACACTGACGCCATTTATTTCGATGTGAAGAGTTTGAATGACGAGCAGCATCGACGGTTCACACGGCGTGGCAACCGGCGCATCCTGAATAATTTACAACAGTTACGGCAAGCGTTCCCTCACTTACCTATTCATGTTCGTACACCGCTGATCCCAAGGTTTAATGCTAACTGGGATGATATTCAAGCGATCCTTGATTTCGTTTTACCTCTGCCTCAGGTTAGTTACGAAATCTTGCCGTATCACCGTTTAGGTCGCGACAAATACCGTCTGCTGGGGCGAGACTATTTTCCAGCAGAACAACGGCTTTGTGACGAGGTGGGTGCCGATATTATTCAGCAAGCCAAAACTCGCTGCGGTGAGCGTTATGGTGCGCCGATGGCATGA
- a CDS encoding amidohydrolase: MSTLKITLLQQPLVWRDGEANLRHFDTLLEEMSGRDVIVLPEMFTTGFAMEAARGSLEQSVVEAWLRQWAKKTNALIGGSVAVNTPKGAVNRFLLVDPHGEVHHYDKRHLFRMADEHQHYQAGTERLTLEWRGWRICPMICYDLRFPVWSRNRQDYDLALYVANWPAPRAAHWQTLLAARAIENQAYVAGCNRVGTDGNGHSYRGDSLIINAQGEILASAAPNQPARLDAELSLEALQSYRESFPAWRDADRFTL; encoded by the coding sequence ATGTCGACTTTAAAGATTACCTTGCTGCAACAGCCACTCGTCTGGCGCGATGGAGAAGCCAACCTGCGCCACTTCGATACCTTATTGGAGGAGATGAGCGGTCGTGATGTCATTGTGTTACCAGAGATGTTCACCACCGGCTTTGCGATGGAAGCCGCCAGAGGCAGTCTGGAGCAATCAGTCGTCGAGGCGTGGCTACGCCAATGGGCGAAAAAGACCAATGCGCTGATCGGCGGCAGCGTCGCGGTGAATACGCCAAAAGGCGCGGTGAACCGTTTCCTGCTGGTCGATCCGCATGGCGAGGTGCATCACTACGATAAACGCCACCTGTTCCGCATGGCGGATGAACACCAGCACTATCAGGCGGGTACGGAGCGGCTCACCCTTGAGTGGCGCGGCTGGCGCATCTGCCCAATGATCTGCTACGACCTGCGTTTTCCCGTGTGGTCGCGCAATCGGCAGGACTACGATCTGGCGCTGTATGTTGCCAACTGGCCTGCTCCACGTGCAGCACACTGGCAGACGCTGCTGGCGGCACGCGCTATTGAGAATCAGGCCTATGTTGCGGGCTGCAACCGCGTTGGCACCGACGGCAACGGCCACAGCTACCGTGGCGATAGCCTGATCATTAACGCTCAAGGGGAAATTCTGGCTTCTGCCGCCCCCAACCAGCCCGCCCGTCTGGATGCTGAGCTATCGCTGGAAGCGCTGCAAAGCTATCGGGAATCCTTCCCTGCGTGGCGCGATGCCGATCGGTTTACGCTGTAA
- a CDS encoding pyridoxal phosphate-dependent aminotransferase, with the protein MSAALIPDSKLPSLGTTIFTQMSALAQQHQAINLSQGFPDFDGPDYLQQRLAYHVSQGANQYAPMTGVAPLRQAIAEKTEELYGWRPDADSEVTVTAGATEALFAAIAALVRPGDEVICFDPSYDSYAPAVTLAGGVLKRIALQPPTFRVDWSHFADLLSDRTRLVILNTPHNPSATVWQKADFEQLWQAIAARNIFVLSDEVYEHICFDSDGHASVLAHPSLRQRAIAVSSFGKTFHMTGWKVGYCVAPAALSAEVRKVHQYLTFSVNTPAQFAIADMLREQPQHWRELPDFYRARRDRFINALAGSRFEILPCEGTYFLLADYRAISALDDVSFCRWLTEHVGVAAIPLSVFCADPFPHTLIRLCFAKQEATLDAAAERLCRL; encoded by the coding sequence ATGAGCGCCGCTCTGATCCCCGACAGTAAACTGCCTTCACTAGGCACCACCATCTTTACCCAGATGAGTGCGCTGGCCCAACAGCATCAGGCCATCAATCTATCACAAGGTTTCCCTGATTTTGACGGCCCGGATTATTTACAACAGCGGCTGGCGTATCACGTCAGTCAGGGCGCAAACCAATACGCACCAATGACCGGCGTTGCACCGTTGCGTCAGGCCATTGCCGAAAAAACGGAAGAACTGTACGGCTGGCGACCGGATGCCGATAGTGAGGTGACCGTCACCGCAGGGGCAACTGAAGCGCTGTTTGCCGCTATTGCTGCACTGGTTCGCCCCGGCGACGAAGTGATTTGTTTCGATCCCAGCTATGACAGCTACGCACCAGCCGTTACGCTGGCTGGCGGCGTACTCAAGCGCATCGCCTTGCAGCCACCGACGTTTCGCGTGGATTGGTCACATTTTGCCGACCTACTGAGCGATCGCACGCGGCTGGTGATTCTGAACACGCCGCACAATCCGTCTGCCACCGTCTGGCAGAAAGCAGATTTTGAGCAGTTGTGGCAGGCGATTGCCGCACGTAACATCTTCGTGCTGAGCGATGAAGTCTACGAACACATCTGTTTCGACAGCGACGGGCACGCCAGCGTGCTGGCCCATCCCTCACTGCGCCAACGCGCGATTGCCGTTTCCTCGTTCGGTAAAACGTTCCACATGACCGGCTGGAAAGTCGGTTATTGCGTCGCACCAGCCGCCTTAAGCGCGGAAGTCCGTAAGGTTCACCAATATCTGACGTTCTCCGTCAACACGCCCGCGCAGTTTGCGATTGCCGATATGCTGCGTGAGCAACCGCAACACTGGCGCGAACTACCCGATTTTTACCGCGCACGTCGCGATCGCTTCATCAATGCGCTGGCGGGCAGCCGTTTTGAGATTTTGCCCTGTGAAGGAACCTACTTCCTGCTGGCGGACTATCGGGCGATTTCCGCTCTGGATGATGTCAGTTTCTGCCGCTGGCTGACCGAGCACGTTGGCGTGGCCGCCATTCCGCTCTCCGTCTTTTGCGCCGATCCGTTCCCACATACGTTGATTCGGCTATGCTTTGCTAAACAGGAAGCAACGTTGGATGCCGCTGCGGAGCGTTTATGTCGACTTTAA